A segment of the Roseiconus lacunae genome:
TCGCGGAGTTCCATTGAGACATCCGTGGAGTGTTGAGGGTTGGTTTTCGTGTTTAAGACATCACAAGATCAGAGGGATGGCTATTCGCCGCTTTGGTCGTCAGTGTCGTCGGGAAGTTCGTCGCTGGCGAAGACGCGATCTTGATGATTGCCGGGCAATGGTTCGTTGGGATCGCCAAGCCGAGGGGCGGCCGATCTCGGGTCCAATGTTGTGTGTGCCCAATGGCGGGCAACCGGGTCGGGATGGCGTGCGATGGATGCGTTTGCCCAGAAGATCGCTTCTTCGATCCG
Coding sequences within it:
- a CDS encoding Acb2/Tad1 domain-containing protein produces the protein MYDVDNNFTYHSPTAGQVAKFAAIRSKGKELAELLLESCPDSRERSSALSRIEEAIFWANASIARHPDPVARHWAHTTLDPRSAAPRLGDPNEPLPGNHQDRVFASDELPDDTDDQSGE